The Haloprofundus salinisoli region CTCGGGAACGTCGTCGCTCTCGACGAGGAGTTCGACCTGTCTGTCGACGTTGTACTCGACGAGTCGGTTTATCGCCGCCGCGCGGCCGACGTCCGAGGGGAGGCGCTCGACGCCCGATTCGAGGTGCGGTTTCAACAGTTCGAGACAGTGCTCGATACCGGCGGGCTCCGAGAGACCCTCCGTTAGTTCGTCGTACGTCGCCGTGACCGCCCCACAACCCGTGTGGCCCATCACGACGACGGTCTCCGTTCCGGTGTGTTCGACCGGGTACAGCACGTCCCCGGACACGACTTCACCGGCGTCGGTTCGCTGTGCGACGCGGTTGCCGATGTTGCTACAGGTGAAGATGTGCCCCGGTTCGTCGTTGCCCCAGGCGTGGTCCTGCAG contains the following coding sequences:
- a CDS encoding carbonic anhydrase; this translates as MNRMFVELLENNSKHAEEFESRFDDVQDAQHPGAVTVCCSDSRVLQDHAWGNDEPGHIFTCSNIGNRVAQRTDAGEVVSGDVLYPVEHTGTETVVVMGHTGCGAVTATYDELTEGLSEPAGIEHCLELLKPHLESGVERLPSDVGRAAAINRLVEYNVDRQVELLVESDDVPERVGVVGVVYDFQDVYSGRRGEVHVVNVDGETNVERLREEYPEIAPRIDRLWEY